The Candidatus Atribacteria bacterium genome includes a window with the following:
- the glgB gene encoding 1,4-alpha-glucan branching protein GlgB → MEYFSLFSKDDIYLYQEGTHYRLYEKLGAHQIKFNEREGVHFSIWAPNAQSVAVIGDFNQWQSYTHPLKQIHADSGIWEGFIPEIEKGMRYKFQIKSRHKDYQVDKGDPFAFYWEKPPKTASIIWDLDYHWQDQHWMSHRKRYNNLKMPFSVYEIHLGSWRQQLDSSNCSLDYRKLAPILADYVKQAGFTHVELLPIMEHPFYGSWGYQTLGYFAPTSRYGSPQDFMYFVEYLHQQGIGVILDWVPSHFPGDEYGLVYFDGTHLYEHADPQKGFHPDWHSYIFNYGRNEVKEFLISSALFWLEKYHIDGLRVDAVASMLYLDYSRKEGEWIPNQFGGRENLEAIDFIKKLNEVIYQNFPDVQIIAEESTAWPMVSRPIYLGGLGFGMKWNMGWMHDTLSYFSQDPIFRKYHQQQLTFSLLYAFNENFISSLSHDEVTHGKKSLLEKMPGDDWKKFANLRLLFGYMFAHPGKKLLFMGGEFGQRKEWDHDTSLDWHLLDYPDHQGILKWISDLNFFYKNEKALFQLDFEPQGFEWIDNRDSEHSVLIFLRKGEKKDDQILVICNFVPIPWHHYRIGVPSKGIWEEKLNSDAIIYGGSGQGNLGTVQSTPFPIHGKDYSLSLTLPPLGILFLKKRGTIDKEQVK, encoded by the coding sequence ATGGAATATTTTTCCCTATTTAGTAAAGATGATATTTATCTTTATCAAGAAGGAACACACTATCGGTTGTATGAAAAATTAGGAGCACATCAAATAAAATTCAATGAGAGAGAGGGCGTGCACTTTTCCATATGGGCTCCCAATGCCCAATCAGTTGCGGTTATCGGAGATTTTAATCAATGGCAATCCTATACTCATCCATTAAAGCAAATACATGCTGACAGTGGTATATGGGAAGGCTTTATCCCCGAAATTGAAAAAGGAATGCGCTATAAATTTCAGATAAAATCCCGGCATAAGGATTATCAAGTTGATAAAGGAGATCCTTTTGCCTTTTACTGGGAAAAACCACCTAAAACGGCATCAATCATATGGGATTTAGATTACCACTGGCAAGATCAACACTGGATGAGCCATCGAAAAAGATATAATAACTTAAAAATGCCTTTTTCGGTCTATGAAATACATTTAGGTTCCTGGCGCCAACAACTTGATTCGAGCAATTGTTCTCTGGATTACCGAAAATTAGCTCCTATCCTGGCAGATTACGTGAAGCAAGCAGGATTTACCCATGTTGAACTACTTCCGATTATGGAACACCCCTTTTATGGCTCCTGGGGTTATCAAACCCTGGGATATTTTGCTCCAACCAGCCGTTACGGATCACCTCAAGATTTTATGTATTTTGTTGAATATCTTCATCAACAAGGAATTGGTGTCATTTTGGATTGGGTACCTTCCCATTTCCCCGGTGATGAATACGGACTGGTTTATTTTGATGGAACCCATCTCTACGAACACGCTGACCCGCAGAAAGGGTTCCACCCTGACTGGCATAGTTATATCTTTAATTACGGAAGAAACGAGGTTAAAGAGTTTTTAATCAGCAGCGCCCTTTTCTGGTTAGAAAAATACCATATTGACGGCCTGCGGGTAGATGCTGTTGCCTCCATGCTTTACCTGGATTATTCTCGCAAAGAAGGCGAATGGATCCCCAATCAATTCGGGGGAAGAGAAAATCTGGAAGCGATTGATTTCATCAAGAAGTTAAATGAAGTTATTTATCAAAATTTCCCAGACGTTCAGATCATCGCCGAAGAATCTACCGCCTGGCCGATGGTCTCCCGCCCTATCTATTTAGGTGGTCTCGGATTTGGTATGAAATGGAATATGGGCTGGATGCATGATACACTATCTTATTTTTCCCAAGACCCTATTTTCCGTAAATACCATCAACAACAACTAACTTTTAGCCTGCTTTATGCTTTTAATGAAAATTTCATCAGCTCTCTATCTCATGATGAAGTTACCCACGGAAAAAAATCTTTATTAGAAAAAATGCCCGGTGACGATTGGAAAAAATTCGCCAATTTACGCTTACTGTTCGGTTATATGTTTGCTCACCCTGGAAAAAAATTGCTTTTTATGGGTGGAGAATTTGGACAAAGAAAGGAATGGGACCATGACACCAGCCTTGATTGGCATTTACTTGACTACCCTGATCATCAAGGAATCCTTAAATGGATCAGTGATTTAAATTTTTTTTATAAGAATGAGAAGGCCCTCTTCCAACTCGATTTTGAACCCCAGGGATTTGAATGGATCGACAACCGTGATTCGGAGCATTCTGTGTTGATCTTTTTAAGAAAAGGTGAAAAGAAAGATGATCAGATACTGGTGATCTGCAATTTTGTTCCGATTCCCTGGCATCATTACCGCATTGGTGTGCCGAGTAAAGGAATTTGGGAAGAAAAATTAAATAGTGATGCCATTATTTATGGCGGGAGTGGACAGGGAAATCTCGGTACTGTACAATCAACTCCCTTCCCTATTCACGGAAAAGATTACTCTCTTTCCCTTACCCTTCCTCCCTTAGGTATACTTTTTTTAAAAAAGAGAGGGACAATTGATAAGGAGCAAGTAAAATGA
- a CDS encoding DUF3536 domain-containing protein, with protein sequence MNQNQKKYICIHGHFYQPPRENPWLEEVELQDSAYPFHDWNERISEECYKGNSTSRILDKQGNIIKIMNNYSRISFNFGPTLLSWMEKHQPEIYQAVLEADKISQERYHGHGSAIAQIYNHIIMPLANDRDKYTQIYWGIKDFQSRFGRFPEGMWLSETAVDYRTLEIMAELGIQFTILAPHQAKKIRKMGKDTPWQEVKQTNLNCKQPYLCHLPSGKSIHLFFYNGPISHEVSFGDILSNGEKLANRLLISFSQDNTQPELVHIATDGETYGHHHRFGDMALAYCLQYLEKNKTAALTNYGEYLEFYPPNYEVEIVENTSWSCTHGIERWRNDCGCNSGMHTNWHQKWRKPLREAMDWLRDQTINIFEQKASAYFKDIWQARNEYISVILNRNSDHIETFLGEYSSHLLNPGEKTNALTLLEMQRNAMLMYTSCGWFFNEISGIETIQILEYAARCIQLIQRFTDHSPEEEYLKILEQAPSNISRYQNGAKIYQSLIKPIMVDLLRVAAHYAISSLFDGYQNSIFCYQITQKKINRLGSGKLKMAIGETNIRSEVTWEEDKFCFAVLYLGDHNVNGGVKRYQDEKTYDAMQNEISKALNLGDVTAIIRLMDQYFGSNNYSLWYLFKDEQRKVIGEIMNLSLEKTNANLHQIYLENYTMLNFLKQLNIPILPPLSFITAYENNQELLDLFSREVIDLTKLKELVQEVQDSSISFDHATLGYRISTWISQSLGSLQVNLNSLDKIIQIIEVLNIIKPLTLQLHLWKAQNLFFELYQQEEMKIIQEKAAKSDEENQKWLSQFKQLGTILHIEISW encoded by the coding sequence ATGAACCAAAACCAAAAAAAATATATCTGTATTCATGGTCATTTTTATCAACCGCCCCGGGAAAATCCCTGGTTAGAGGAAGTTGAGCTACAAGATTCTGCCTACCCTTTTCATGATTGGAATGAAAGAATTTCCGAAGAATGCTACAAAGGGAATAGCACTTCGCGTATTTTGGACAAACAAGGAAATATTATTAAAATTATGAATAATTATTCCCGTATTAGTTTTAATTTTGGCCCAACTCTTCTTTCCTGGATGGAAAAACATCAACCTGAAATTTATCAAGCTGTTTTAGAGGCGGATAAAATAAGTCAGGAACGCTACCATGGTCATGGTTCTGCAATTGCCCAAATCTATAATCATATTATTATGCCGCTTGCCAATGACCGGGATAAATATACCCAGATTTACTGGGGCATCAAAGATTTTCAGTCCCGTTTCGGCCGATTTCCCGAAGGGATGTGGTTATCGGAAACAGCGGTGGATTATCGAACCCTGGAAATCATGGCAGAACTGGGGATTCAATTTACCATTCTTGCCCCACATCAAGCCAAAAAAATTCGTAAAATGGGGAAAGATACCCCCTGGCAAGAAGTTAAACAGACAAACCTTAATTGCAAGCAACCTTATCTGTGTCATCTCCCTTCAGGAAAATCAATTCATCTTTTTTTCTATAATGGGCCAATTTCCCATGAGGTAAGTTTTGGAGATATTTTAAGTAATGGTGAAAAACTGGCTAATCGCTTACTCATTTCCTTTTCCCAAGATAATACTCAACCGGAACTAGTCCATATTGCAACAGACGGTGAAACTTACGGTCACCATCATCGCTTTGGTGATATGGCTCTGGCATATTGTTTACAATATCTTGAAAAAAACAAAACAGCTGCCCTCACCAATTACGGAGAATACTTAGAATTTTACCCCCCTAATTATGAAGTGGAAATTGTAGAAAATACCTCCTGGAGTTGTACCCACGGGATTGAACGATGGCGAAATGATTGCGGCTGTAATAGCGGTATGCACACTAATTGGCATCAAAAATGGAGAAAGCCCTTGAGAGAAGCAATGGATTGGCTAAGAGATCAAACCATTAACATCTTTGAACAAAAAGCTTCCGCCTATTTTAAAGATATATGGCAAGCAAGAAACGAATATATTTCAGTTATTTTAAATCGAAACTCAGACCATATCGAAACTTTTTTAGGGGAATACAGTTCCCATCTGCTTAATCCAGGAGAAAAAACAAATGCACTGACCTTATTAGAGATGCAGAGAAATGCGATGCTTATGTACACCAGCTGTGGTTGGTTTTTTAACGAAATTTCCGGTATTGAGACTATCCAGATCTTAGAATATGCCGCTCGCTGTATTCAGCTTATTCAAAGATTTACCGATCATTCTCCGGAAGAAGAATATTTAAAAATACTGGAACAGGCTCCCAGTAATATATCGCGTTACCAAAACGGAGCCAAAATTTATCAGTCATTAATCAAGCCGATAATGGTTGACCTATTAAGAGTAGCTGCCCATTATGCCATATCTTCTCTCTTTGACGGTTATCAAAATAGTATTTTTTGTTATCAAATCACCCAAAAAAAAATAAATCGCTTGGGGAGTGGCAAATTAAAAATGGCTATCGGCGAGACAAATATCCGATCAGAAGTCACCTGGGAAGAAGATAAATTTTGTTTTGCCGTACTCTATTTAGGAGATCATAACGTCAACGGTGGAGTAAAACGCTATCAAGATGAAAAAACTTATGACGCCATGCAAAATGAAATAAGTAAAGCTCTTAATTTAGGAGATGTGACAGCTATCATTAGATTAATGGATCAGTATTTTGGTTCTAACAATTATTCATTATGGTATCTGTTTAAGGATGAGCAAAGAAAAGTAATTGGGGAAATCATGAATCTCAGCTTGGAAAAAACTAACGCTAACCTTCATCAGATCTACCTGGAAAATTACACCATGCTAAACTTCTTAAAACAGTTAAATATTCCTATTCTTCCACCACTTTCCTTTATTACCGCCTACGAAAATAATCAAGAATTGCTGGATTTATTTTCCCGGGAAGTCATTGATCTCACTAAATTAAAGGAATTAGTCCAGGAAGTTCAAGACTCATCCATTTCCTTTGATCATGCTACTTTAGGATACAGAATAAGTACCTGGATCAGCCAATCTTTAGGTAGTTTACAGGTGAATTTAAACAGCTTGGATAAGATTATTCAAATCATTGAGGTTCTTAATATTATAAAACCACTTACTTTACAGCTTCATCTGTGGAAAGCTCAGAATTTATTCTTTGAATTATATCAACAAGAAGAAATGAAGATAATTCAGGAAAAAGCTGCAAAAAGTGATGAAGAAAATCAAAAATGGCTATCCCAATTTAAACAATTAGGCACTATTCTTCATATTGAGATATCTTGGTAA
- the malQ gene encoding 4-alpha-glucanotransferase, with the protein MDERYSGILMHISSLPSEYGIGDLGPHAYKFIDLLAKNNQSFWQILPLNPTEQKYDNSPYHSFATFAGNPLFISPELLYQDGFLKKEETINCFSPQKKDIDFKRIYVLKKNLFDKSYQKFLKLVKYQGEFQEFCQQNLFWLEDYALFQSLKSHFKGKSWSQWPSEIKNRHQATIQKLKKELAPEMDREKFIQFLFFHQWDQLRDYCQKKNIKIIGDLPIYVTYNSMDVWCHPQLFKLDRDKQQIYQAGVPPDYFSKTGQLWGNPVYYWEEHYKEKYAWWIQRIKHYLQMFDLLRIDHFRGLVSYWEVPSKEKTAILGQWVTVPTESFLTHLINRFPHAPFIAEDLGDITEDVRSIIKKWRFPGMRVLIFAFGNNFPRSIHLPHHYEPDCVVYTGTHDNNTIQGWQSEELTQNQKKNITRYLGKKINFAEIHWEFIRIAQASVAFLAITPVQDVLGLGKEARMNNPASPQNNWQWRITPQQILKLEQTEMPKLKDLSIIYNRK; encoded by the coding sequence ATGGACGAAAGATACAGTGGTATTTTAATGCATATTTCTTCTTTACCATCAGAGTATGGTATCGGAGATTTGGGACCACATGCTTATAAATTCATTGATTTATTAGCTAAAAACAATCAAAGTTTTTGGCAAATTTTACCTTTAAACCCAACTGAACAAAAATATGACAATTCCCCTTATCATTCCTTTGCTACTTTTGCCGGAAATCCCCTTTTTATCAGCCCCGAGTTACTCTATCAAGATGGCTTTCTAAAAAAAGAGGAGACTATTAATTGTTTTTCACCTCAAAAAAAAGATATCGATTTTAAGCGAATTTATGTTCTTAAAAAAAATTTATTTGATAAATCCTATCAGAAATTTCTCAAATTAGTGAAATATCAGGGAGAGTTTCAAGAGTTTTGCCAGCAAAATTTATTTTGGCTGGAAGATTACGCCCTTTTTCAATCACTCAAGTCCCATTTTAAAGGAAAATCATGGAGTCAGTGGCCTTCAGAAATTAAAAATAGACACCAAGCCACAATTCAAAAATTAAAGAAAGAGCTGGCACCAGAAATGGATCGGGAAAAATTTATACAATTCCTCTTTTTTCATCAATGGGATCAATTAAGAGATTACTGTCAGAAAAAAAATATTAAAATAATCGGGGACCTACCTATTTACGTTACCTATAACAGCATGGATGTCTGGTGTCATCCTCAACTCTTTAAATTAGATCGGGATAAGCAACAAATTTATCAAGCCGGGGTCCCTCCGGATTATTTCAGCAAGACTGGGCAACTTTGGGGGAATCCAGTCTATTATTGGGAAGAACATTATAAAGAAAAATATGCCTGGTGGATCCAGCGAATTAAACATTATCTTCAAATGTTCGATCTTTTAAGAATTGATCATTTTAGGGGATTAGTGTCTTATTGGGAAGTTCCTTCTAAGGAAAAAACCGCTATTCTCGGTCAATGGGTAACGGTTCCCACGGAAAGTTTTTTAACGCATCTGATCAATCGATTTCCCCATGCTCCTTTTATTGCCGAAGATCTGGGTGATATTACAGAAGATGTCAGATCAATAATAAAAAAATGGCGTTTTCCGGGAATGCGGGTCTTAATTTTTGCTTTTGGGAATAATTTTCCACGCAGTATTCATCTGCCTCACCATTATGAGCCTGATTGTGTGGTTTATACCGGAACTCATGATAATAATACCATCCAAGGATGGCAATCAGAAGAATTAACCCAAAATCAGAAAAAAAATATCACGCGGTATTTAGGGAAAAAGATTAATTTTGCAGAAATTCACTGGGAATTTATTCGTATAGCCCAAGCCTCAGTGGCTTTTTTAGCTATAACCCCGGTTCAGGATGTGTTAGGATTGGGAAAAGAGGCAAGAATGAATAACCCCGCCTCTCCACAAAATAACTGGCAATGGAGAATAACACCTCAACAAATATTAAAACTGGAACAGACTGAAATGCCAAAATTAAAAGATCTAAGCATTATTTATAATAGAAAATAA
- a CDS encoding glycosyltransferase, whose amino-acid sequence MLEIVKTDRKSINDYINITGKEEIESIKKLALPLQGKKIVHINNTSLSGSVAEILSTLVPLMKDVGMEVEWQLIKGSDDFFNVTKSMHNGLQGMDIPFTKEMKEIFLKNNQLNEKLFEGQYDFVVIHDIQPMAILNYRKEKKGKWIWRSHIDPTNAQKKIWEFTKRLIEKHDAAIFTLKEYIKDDLKLKNIAVIPPAIDPLNPKNRDLDQEEIENIVRNYKVDPNRPIITQVSRFDPWKDPLGVIDMYRMVKKEIRDVQLVLIASITNEDPEGWEYYEKTARHAGEDYDIHLLSNLNGVGNLEVNAFQRASDVIIQKSLREGFGLVITEALWKGKPVVAANVGGIPLQVDNRRTGFLVGDISECAERVLHLLKDPESAKKMGTSGKEYVRKNFLITRLLKDYLNLFNSIK is encoded by the coding sequence ATGTTAGAAATTGTAAAAACCGATAGGAAATCAATTAATGATTATATCAATATTACCGGAAAAGAAGAAATTGAAAGCATAAAAAAATTAGCTTTACCCTTACAAGGGAAAAAGATAGTTCATATAAATAACACATCCTTAAGTGGAAGCGTGGCGGAGATCCTATCCACCTTAGTACCATTAATGAAAGATGTAGGGATGGAGGTTGAATGGCAGTTAATAAAAGGATCTGATGATTTTTTCAATGTAACTAAAAGTATGCATAATGGCTTACAGGGAATGGATATTCCCTTTACCAAAGAAATGAAAGAAATATTTTTAAAGAATAATCAACTAAACGAGAAGCTGTTTGAGGGGCAATATGATTTTGTAGTCATTCACGATATTCAACCGATGGCAATATTGAATTATCGAAAAGAGAAAAAAGGTAAATGGATTTGGCGGTCTCATATTGATCCCACCAATGCTCAGAAAAAAATATGGGAATTTACCAAGCGGCTCATAGAAAAGCACGATGCTGCTATATTTACTTTAAAAGAATATATAAAAGATGATCTTAAATTAAAAAATATTGCCGTAATCCCTCCGGCTATAGATCCCTTAAATCCCAAGAATAGGGATTTAGATCAGGAAGAGATTGAAAATATTGTAAGAAACTATAAAGTAGATCCGAATAGGCCGATTATTACTCAAGTTTCCAGATTTGATCCCTGGAAAGATCCTTTGGGAGTTATTGATATGTATAGAATGGTAAAGAAGGAAATAAGAGATGTACAATTGGTACTCATTGCTTCCATCACTAATGAGGATCCCGAGGGATGGGAATATTATGAAAAGACTGCCCGACATGCAGGCGAAGATTACGATATACATCTTCTTTCTAATTTAAACGGAGTAGGTAATCTGGAGGTTAATGCTTTTCAGAGAGCTTCAGATGTAATTATTCAGAAATCCTTAAGAGAGGGATTCGGATTAGTGATTACCGAGGCATTATGGAAGGGGAAACCCGTGGTGGCGGCTAATGTAGGTGGTATCCCTTTACAAGTAGATAACCGGCGCACAGGATTCTTGGTGGGCGATATTTCTGAATGTGCTGAAAGAGTTCTGCATCTTTTGAAAGATCCGGAAAGCGCAAAGAAGATGGGTACTTCAGGAAAAGAATATGTACGAAAGAATTTCCTAATTACTCGCTTGCTAAAAGATTATTTAAATTTATTTAATAGTATAAAATAA
- a CDS encoding endonuclease III domain-containing protein, which yields MQKRYILSKIYNSLYHYFGPLHWWPGVTPFEVMVGAILTQNTSWSNVEKVINNLRKDDLLKPKKLYYMEQKELAHLLKSCGYFNVKAQRLKNFLNLFITDFDGSCEKMFEGDDGELREKLLKVNGIGPETADSILLYAGKKAFFVVDAYTKRIFSRHKLISKDSTYSQIQEFFINNIDRDVELFNEFHAQIVLLGKTICTSKNPDCNKCPIAFLNSE from the coding sequence ATGCAAAAAAGGTATATTTTGTCAAAAATTTATAACAGCTTATATCATTATTTTGGACCATTACACTGGTGGCCGGGAGTTACTCCCTTTGAGGTAATGGTGGGCGCAATTCTTACTCAAAACACTTCCTGGAGTAATGTGGAAAAAGTAATCAATAATTTAAGAAAAGATGATTTATTAAAACCTAAAAAACTTTATTATATGGAACAGAAAGAATTAGCTCATTTGCTTAAATCTTGCGGTTATTTTAATGTTAAAGCCCAAAGATTAAAAAATTTTTTAAACTTATTCATTACTGATTTTGATGGTTCTTGCGAGAAGATGTTTGAAGGTGATGATGGAGAATTAAGAGAAAAATTGTTAAAGGTAAATGGAATCGGTCCGGAAACAGCAGATAGTATATTATTGTATGCCGGGAAGAAAGCATTTTTTGTAGTTGATGCCTATACAAAAAGAATATTTTCCCGTCATAAGCTCATTTCGAAAGATTCTACATACTCCCAGATACAGGAATTTTTCATCAATAATATAGACAGGGATGTAGAATTATTTAACGAATTTCACGCGCAGATTGTCTTACTCGGAAAGACAATCTGTACCAGTAAGAATCCGGATTGTAACAAGTGTCCGATTGCTTTTTTAAATAGTGAATAG